The Streptomyces kanamyceticus genome window below encodes:
- a CDS encoding TetR/AcrR family transcriptional regulator codes for MSPRSPSVNEELRRRSRERLLQATVELVSERGYEATKLGDIADRAGAARGLVSYYFPGKRQLLQSAVHRLMHLTLAAALEREPHTDDGRERLARAVDAILGLAVDRPRLMRTHMAGILQAEGFVQCPEQQRLAELLRDTVERYGSDDVDQEYPLLRALLMGAVFALLMPGAPMPLQALRAELFQRYGLDWELGVPPGVAPPGGTHPRQPPRFVAGAPRASGTQSK; via the coding sequence ATGTCCCCCCGTAGCCCATCGGTCAATGAAGAGTTGCGCAGGCGTTCCAGGGAGCGGCTGCTGCAGGCCACGGTGGAGCTCGTGAGCGAGCGGGGTTACGAGGCCACGAAGCTCGGCGACATCGCCGACCGGGCCGGTGCGGCCAGGGGCCTGGTGTCGTACTACTTCCCCGGCAAGCGCCAGCTCCTGCAGTCGGCCGTGCACCGTCTGATGCACCTCACCCTGGCGGCGGCCCTGGAGCGGGAGCCGCACACGGACGACGGGCGGGAACGGCTGGCCCGGGCCGTCGACGCGATCCTGGGACTCGCCGTGGACCGGCCGCGCCTCATGCGCACCCACATGGCCGGGATCCTCCAGGCCGAGGGCTTCGTGCAGTGCCCGGAACAGCAGCGCCTGGCCGAACTGCTGCGCGACACCGTCGAGCGCTACGGCTCCGACGACGTCGACCAGGAGTACCCGCTGCTGCGTGCGCTCCTGATGGGCGCGGTGTTCGCCCTGCTCATGCCCGGCGCGCCGATGCCCCTCCAGGCGCTGCGCGCCGAGCTCTTCCAGCGCTACGGCCTCGACTGGGAGCTGGGCGTCCCGCCGGGCGTGGCACCGCCCGGCGGGACGCATCCACGGCAGCCGCCCCGGTTCGTGGCCGGGGCGCCCCGCGCGAGCGGGACTCAGTCGAAGTAG
- a CDS encoding DUF2630 family protein: MDQEQILSRITAMVEDEKKLRDSLAAGEIDVPTEHERLGALERELDQCWDLLRQRRAKSEFGEDPDEAAVRPVAEVEGYQS, translated from the coding sequence ATGGACCAGGAGCAGATCCTGAGCCGGATCACGGCGATGGTCGAGGACGAGAAGAAGCTCCGCGACTCCCTCGCCGCGGGAGAGATCGACGTCCCCACGGAACACGAGCGGCTCGGCGCCCTGGAGCGCGAGCTCGACCAGTGCTGGGACCTCCTGCGTCAGCGGCGCGCGAAGAGCGAGTTCGGCGAGGACCCCGACGAGGCGGCGGTGCGGCCCGTCGCGGAGGTCGAGGGGTACCAGTCATGA
- a CDS encoding (4Fe-4S)-binding protein, with product MTEQPAVTEQPAATGKPAVAAGRGKPYRGDALTVTFDAARCIHAAECVRGLPQVFDTGRRPWITPDAAPADEVAEVVRRCPSGALRYARDDGTRETPPAETAVERLADGRIVLRGDLRIRTGDGPPTHETRVTLCGCGRSGNEPYCDHAGPCGA from the coding sequence ATGACCGAGCAGCCCGCCGTGACTGAGCAGCCCGCCGCGACCGGGAAGCCCGCCGTGGCAGCCGGGCGGGGCAAGCCGTACCGGGGCGACGCCCTCACCGTCACCTTCGACGCGGCACGCTGCATCCACGCCGCGGAGTGCGTGCGCGGCCTGCCGCAGGTCTTCGACACCGGTCGCCGCCCCTGGATCACGCCCGACGCGGCGCCCGCCGACGAGGTCGCCGAGGTCGTCAGGCGCTGCCCGTCCGGCGCGCTGCGGTACGCACGGGACGACGGGACCAGGGAGACGCCGCCCGCCGAGACGGCGGTGGAGCGCCTGGCCGACGGCCGGATCGTGCTGCGGGGCGACCTGCGGATCCGCACCGGGGACGGGCCGCCGACGCACGAGACCCGGGTGACGCTGTGCGGCTGCGGCCGCAGCGGCAACGAGCCGTACTGCGACCACGCGGGACCGTGCGGGGCCTGA
- a CDS encoding HAD family hydrolase, which produces MKAVLFDFSGTLFRVESTETWLAAVLDRAGLTLPEGELGRTARALERAGALPGGAPPEAVPGHLADLWATRDRDAASHRAAFTGLAREVPLPDPGLYDALYERHMTPAAWRPYDDAADVLAGLRERGVPVAVVSNIGWDPRPVFRAHGLDPYVDAYVLSYAHGIQKPDPRLFALACEALGADPRETLMVGDDRRADGGAADLGCAVHFVDHLPTDQRPDALRPVLGLAGR; this is translated from the coding sequence ATGAAGGCTGTGCTGTTCGACTTCTCCGGGACGCTCTTCCGCGTCGAATCGACCGAGACCTGGCTCGCCGCGGTGCTCGACCGCGCCGGACTCACGCTGCCCGAGGGCGAGTTGGGGCGGACGGCCCGGGCGCTGGAGCGTGCGGGGGCGCTGCCGGGCGGGGCGCCGCCGGAGGCGGTGCCAGGTCACCTCGCCGACCTGTGGGCCACCCGCGACCGCGACGCCGCCTCGCACCGCGCCGCGTTCACCGGCCTCGCCCGCGAGGTGCCGCTGCCCGACCCCGGCCTGTACGACGCGCTGTACGAGCGCCACATGACGCCCGCGGCCTGGCGGCCGTACGACGACGCGGCGGACGTGCTCGCGGGCCTGCGGGAGCGGGGCGTGCCCGTCGCGGTGGTCAGCAACATCGGGTGGGATCCGCGGCCCGTCTTCCGCGCGCACGGCCTCGACCCGTACGTCGACGCGTACGTCCTCTCGTACGCGCACGGCATCCAGAAGCCGGACCCGCGCCTGTTCGCGCTGGCCTGCGAGGCGCTCGGCGCCGATCCGCGGGAGACCCTGATGGTCGGCGACGACCGGCGGGCCGACGGCGGCGCGGCGGACCTCGGCTGCGCGGTGCACTTCGTCGACCACCTGCCGACGGACCAACGCCCCGACGCCCTGCGCCCGGTTCTCGGCCTCGCGGGCCGCTGA
- a CDS encoding phosphatase PAP2 family protein — protein MYPAPLDSPTRPPGHRAALVAALLCVPSVLLLLLVELKWRPLLTLDGDIARTTHRWAVSDPDTTQTFRVLTDWVWDPWTMRALCAVACGWLALRGAWWLALWLAGTCAVGSAVQQSLKAAVDRPRPVWPDPVDSANYAAFPSGHAMTAAVVCGLLLWLLRRYDVRPAVWRAALVLAVVSVVGVGLTRIWLGVHWPSDVLGGWLLGAVTVALAVATYAYWPGRRGADLTASGAPR, from the coding sequence ATGTACCCCGCGCCACTCGACTCCCCCACCCGTCCCCCCGGTCACCGGGCCGCCCTCGTCGCCGCGCTGCTCTGCGTCCCGTCCGTCCTGCTGCTGCTCCTCGTCGAGCTCAAGTGGCGTCCGCTGCTCACCCTCGACGGCGACATCGCCCGTACGACGCACCGCTGGGCGGTCTCCGACCCCGACACCACCCAGACCTTCCGGGTCCTCACCGACTGGGTGTGGGACCCCTGGACGATGCGGGCGCTGTGCGCGGTGGCCTGCGGGTGGCTCGCGCTGCGCGGGGCGTGGTGGCTCGCCCTGTGGCTCGCCGGTACCTGCGCGGTGGGCTCGGCCGTGCAGCAGTCCCTCAAGGCGGCGGTCGACCGGCCGCGCCCGGTGTGGCCCGACCCCGTGGACTCCGCGAACTACGCGGCCTTCCCCTCCGGGCACGCGATGACGGCGGCGGTGGTCTGCGGCCTGCTCCTATGGCTGCTGCGCAGGTACGACGTCCGGCCCGCCGTGTGGCGCGCGGCGCTGGTCCTCGCCGTGGTCTCCGTCGTGGGCGTCGGCCTGACCCGCATCTGGCTCGGGGTGCACTGGCCGTCGGACGTACTGGGCGGCTGGCTGCTCGGCGCCGTGACGGTGGCGCTCGCCGTCGCGACGTACGCGTACTGGCCCGGCAGGCGCGGCGCCGACCTCACGGCCTCGGGCGCGCCCCGCTAG
- a CDS encoding M56 family metallopeptidase — translation MMVPVALLLLGALTALLAPRMLARADWPEREPVVALWAWQCVVAGVLLCCALSMTLSAAAAWQAVRGHVFAPAPHAVVEAYALQAPGPWAAATAVVLACGGIWTAAMLTREIVLARNRRATRRAELLERAPLLPGEEPGADRLVVLEGERPDAWWLPGQAPQLVITTAALRRLKGRQLDAVLAHEQGHAQARHDWLLHCSGALAAGFPQVRVFAAFRDQMHRLVELAADDVASRRFGRLTIALALVELNEDRGVFGPCPTPQAHVPQRVHRLLTARPRLTAGRRLRLTATAALVPVIPLLVTFIPGLRALG, via the coding sequence ATGATGGTCCCCGTCGCGCTGTTGCTGCTGGGCGCGCTGACCGCCCTCCTCGCCCCGCGGATGCTCGCACGGGCCGACTGGCCGGAGCGCGAACCGGTGGTCGCGCTGTGGGCGTGGCAGTGCGTGGTGGCGGGTGTCCTGCTCTGCTGCGCGCTCTCGATGACCTTGAGCGCCGCCGCCGCGTGGCAGGCGGTGCGCGGCCACGTCTTCGCCCCCGCGCCGCACGCCGTCGTCGAGGCGTACGCGTTGCAGGCTCCGGGACCTTGGGCCGCGGCCACCGCCGTGGTGCTGGCCTGCGGCGGCATCTGGACCGCGGCGATGCTGACCCGCGAGATCGTGCTCGCGCGCAACCGGCGCGCCACGCGACGGGCCGAACTCCTGGAGCGCGCACCGCTGTTGCCCGGCGAGGAGCCCGGCGCCGACCGTCTCGTCGTCCTGGAGGGCGAGCGTCCCGACGCCTGGTGGCTGCCCGGTCAGGCGCCCCAACTGGTCATCACCACCGCCGCGTTGCGCCGCCTCAAGGGCCGCCAGCTGGACGCGGTGCTCGCGCACGAGCAGGGCCACGCGCAGGCCAGGCACGACTGGCTCCTGCACTGCTCCGGCGCGCTCGCCGCGGGATTCCCGCAGGTACGGGTGTTCGCGGCGTTCCGCGATCAGATGCACCGCCTGGTCGAACTGGCCGCGGACGACGTGGCGTCGCGCCGTTTCGGCCGCCTGACGATCGCCCTCGCCCTGGTCGAACTCAACGAGGACCGGGGCGTGTTCGGCCCCTGCCCCACCCCTCAGGCGCACGTCCCGCAGCGCGTGCACCGGCTCCTCACGGCCCGCCCGCGACTCACCGCGGGCCGCAGGCTGCGCCTGACGGCGACCGCGGCCCTGGTGCCCGTGATCCCGCTCCTGGTGACCTTCATCCCGGGCCTGCGGGCCCTGGGCTAG
- a CDS encoding HAD family hydrolase codes for MIETIVFDVGETLTKDDRHWASWADWLQVPRHTVSALVGAVVARGGNGADALRLISPDMDIASAYHAREAAGRGEHLDETDLYPDVRPALGGLQKLGLRVVVAGNQTSRAAELLRDLDLPADLVVTSGDWGVAKPDPAFFARVLEVSQAGPRETLYVGDHPADDIFPARQAGLRTAHIRRGPWGHLWANDEAVAEAADWQIDSLTSLASLIAR; via the coding sequence ATGATCGAGACCATCGTGTTCGACGTGGGCGAGACCCTCACCAAAGACGACCGCCACTGGGCCTCCTGGGCCGACTGGCTCCAGGTGCCGCGCCACACCGTCTCCGCGCTCGTCGGAGCCGTGGTCGCGCGCGGCGGGAACGGCGCCGACGCCCTGCGCCTGATCAGCCCGGACATGGACATCGCCTCGGCCTATCACGCACGCGAGGCGGCGGGCCGCGGCGAGCACCTCGACGAGACCGACCTCTACCCGGACGTGCGTCCGGCCCTGGGCGGTCTGCAGAAGCTCGGCCTCCGCGTCGTCGTCGCGGGCAACCAGACCTCGCGCGCCGCCGAACTCCTCCGCGACCTCGACCTGCCCGCCGACCTCGTCGTCACATCGGGTGACTGGGGCGTGGCCAAGCCGGACCCCGCCTTCTTCGCGCGCGTGCTCGAGGTGTCCCAGGCGGGTCCGCGCGAAACGCTCTACGTGGGCGACCACCCGGCCGACGACATCTTCCCCGCGCGCCAGGCAGGACTGCGCACGGCACACATCCGCAGGGGCCCCTGGGGTCACTTGTGGGCGAACGACGAGGCCGTGGCGGAGGCCGCGGACTGGCAGATCGACAGCCTCACCTCGCTGGCCTCGCTGATCGCGCGCTGA
- a CDS encoding DUF5134 domain-containing protein, translating into MHGPVQAGWLLVTLCAATGAYCLLRMRSRIEEQRRTAGGEALMGFAMALMAVPAAVVSPPRWVWLAYAAVFGAAALRALWSARTGRHHLHHLIGAFAMVYMSVAMTMTPMAHAGHGSSGAPVLTGVFLVYFAVYVLRSGTRLAPARTAAAPAGPPPVPLGWADRPELALACRLSMGMGMLAMLLTL; encoded by the coding sequence GTGCACGGACCGGTGCAGGCCGGCTGGCTGCTCGTCACGCTGTGCGCGGCGACCGGGGCCTACTGTCTGCTGCGGATGCGCAGCCGGATCGAGGAACAGCGCCGCACCGCGGGCGGCGAGGCGCTCATGGGGTTCGCCATGGCCCTGATGGCGGTGCCCGCCGCGGTCGTGTCACCACCCCGCTGGGTCTGGCTCGCCTACGCGGCGGTGTTCGGCGCCGCGGCCCTGCGGGCCCTGTGGTCCGCCCGCACCGGCCGCCATCATCTGCACCATCTGATCGGCGCGTTCGCCATGGTCTACATGTCCGTCGCGATGACCATGACGCCCATGGCGCACGCGGGCCACGGCAGTTCGGGGGCGCCCGTCCTGACCGGTGTGTTCCTCGTCTACTTCGCCGTGTACGTGCTGCGCTCCGGCACCCGCCTGGCCCCGGCCCGCACCGCCGCCGCCCCGGCGGGCCCGCCCCCCGTGCCGCTCGGCTGGGCCGACCGTCCCGAACTGGCCCTCGCCTGCCGGTTGTCCATGGGGATGGGGATGCTGGCGATGCTGCTGACCCTCTAG
- a CDS encoding FUSC family protein, producing the protein MSSAPPSPIRPVRVRRLPLAGVLRPGRPSDIWFKPASSVAVATAIPNLTLLAIGRLDLVMYTMAGTFCALYAHNLPYAARARALVWVVLGMAASIGVALVTASLTGAAVVLVAVGAVLAAVQKTLCDATRIGPPGHLIFTFISSASLFAPQRIGQVPGHLALTLAGGAVAWLVCMAPALVRPHGPERRATARALGAAAAYADAARADDATGPATERARAAAAGAVHAAWQSLLAAGSPGAARRALARLVVRADETLAVPAAADTVELRAWAAGLRGTGAVPRPRDVRQGERDELLGVDVELAGPRTPLWRRLAPGSPLLPIALRTAVGCALAGYASLALGIGRPYWALVTAASLYQANVTLTWNRGVQRVVGSLVGVLAFAAVAPFAHLGHAELIVSCLALAFCAEALMGRNYWLGTVCVTPMALLVTEFARFQQPGELMVDRVVDTLVGAVLGILAAVAVTNRRAGDQIERAIDTATRARERAEASLTGTEPLEPARRRLTAALVELRAAADAAAGEWWQRALPEQRVVDAERAGHRTLAATVRRRSGENGQGTRPRAGVADAWEGARA; encoded by the coding sequence ATGAGCAGTGCACCGCCCTCCCCGATCCGCCCCGTACGCGTCCGCCGACTCCCGCTCGCCGGTGTGCTGCGCCCGGGCAGGCCGTCCGACATCTGGTTCAAGCCCGCCTCCAGCGTGGCCGTCGCCACCGCGATACCGAACCTGACGCTGCTCGCCATCGGGCGGCTCGACCTCGTGATGTACACGATGGCCGGAACGTTCTGCGCGCTGTACGCCCACAACCTCCCCTACGCCGCCCGGGCGAGGGCGCTCGTCTGGGTCGTCCTGGGGATGGCCGCGAGCATCGGCGTCGCGCTGGTCACCGCGTCGCTGACCGGGGCCGCCGTCGTCCTCGTCGCGGTCGGCGCGGTGCTCGCCGCCGTACAGAAGACGCTCTGCGACGCCACCCGCATCGGGCCGCCCGGGCACCTGATCTTCACCTTCATCAGCTCGGCGAGCCTCTTCGCGCCGCAGCGCATCGGCCAGGTCCCCGGGCATCTCGCGCTGACCCTCGCCGGGGGCGCCGTGGCCTGGCTCGTCTGCATGGCGCCCGCCCTGGTGCGTCCGCACGGACCCGAGCGCAGGGCCACCGCCCGCGCCCTTGGCGCCGCGGCCGCCTACGCCGACGCCGCGCGCGCCGATGACGCCACCGGACCCGCCACCGAGCGGGCCCGCGCCGCCGCGGCAGGTGCCGTGCACGCCGCCTGGCAGTCGCTGCTCGCCGCGGGATCGCCCGGTGCTGCCCGGCGCGCCCTGGCACGCCTCGTCGTCCGCGCCGACGAGACCCTCGCGGTGCCCGCCGCCGCGGACACCGTCGAGCTGCGCGCCTGGGCCGCCGGGCTGCGCGGCACCGGCGCCGTCCCGCGCCCCCGTGACGTACGGCAAGGGGAGCGCGACGAGCTGCTCGGTGTCGACGTCGAACTCGCCGGGCCGCGCACGCCGCTGTGGCGGCGGCTCGCCCCGGGCTCCCCGCTGCTGCCCATCGCGCTGCGCACCGCGGTCGGCTGCGCGCTCGCCGGATACGCCTCGCTCGCGCTCGGCATCGGGCGTCCCTACTGGGCCCTCGTCACTGCCGCGTCCCTCTATCAGGCGAACGTCACGCTCACCTGGAACCGCGGTGTGCAGCGGGTGGTCGGCAGCCTCGTGGGCGTCCTCGCCTTCGCCGCCGTCGCGCCGTTCGCGCATCTGGGCCACGCCGAGCTGATCGTCAGCTGTCTCGCCCTCGCCTTCTGCGCGGAGGCGCTGATGGGCCGCAACTACTGGCTGGGCACGGTGTGCGTGACGCCGATGGCGCTGCTCGTCACCGAGTTCGCGAGGTTCCAGCAGCCCGGCGAACTGATGGTCGACCGCGTGGTGGACACCCTGGTGGGCGCGGTGCTCGGCATCCTCGCCGCCGTCGCCGTCACCAACCGGCGCGCGGGCGACCAGATCGAGCGGGCCATCGACACGGCGACGCGCGCCAGGGAGCGGGCCGAGGCCTCGCTCACGGGCACGGAACCACTCGAACCCGCGCGCCGCCGCCTCACCGCGGCCCTCGTCGAGCTGCGCGCCGCGGCCGACGCGGCGGCCGGTGAATGGTGGCAGCGGGCCCTGCCCGAACAGCGGGTGGTCGACGCCGAGCGCGCCGGACACCGTACGCTCGCGGCGACGGTCCGACGACGGAGCGGTGAGAACGGTCAGGGGACGCGACCCCGTGCGGGCGTCGCGGACGCCTGGGAGGGCGCACGAGCATGA
- a CDS encoding MarR family winged helix-turn-helix transcriptional regulator, protein MTEENGPVAGLGGDTVAAVVRQWHTVRPDIDTGPMEVIGRINRCAALLQQAEDAPLRRAGLTRAEFDLLGALRRTGHELTPGELARETFSSGAAVTKRLKQLQERALVDRRTDARDRRVAHVGLTDAGRDLVDALLPEQLAYETVVLSVLDTAGQGQLSSLLGELLGQLEGRLGVRRI, encoded by the coding sequence ATGACAGAAGAGAACGGTCCGGTGGCGGGCCTCGGTGGGGACACCGTGGCCGCGGTGGTGCGGCAGTGGCACACGGTGCGCCCCGACATCGACACCGGGCCGATGGAGGTGATCGGCCGCATCAACCGCTGTGCGGCCCTCCTGCAACAGGCCGAGGACGCCCCGCTGCGCCGCGCGGGGCTGACCCGCGCCGAGTTCGACCTGCTCGGCGCGCTGCGCCGCACCGGGCACGAGCTGACCCCCGGTGAGCTGGCCCGCGAGACCTTCTCCTCCGGTGCCGCGGTCACCAAACGGCTCAAGCAGCTCCAGGAGCGCGCACTGGTCGACCGCAGGACCGACGCCCGCGACCGCCGCGTCGCGCACGTCGGACTCACCGACGCGGGACGCGACCTGGTCGACGCGCTGCTTCCCGAGCAACTCGCGTACGAGACGGTGGTGCTCTCCGTGCTTGACACGGCTGGACAGGGCCAACTGAGCTCGCTGCTCGGCGAGTTGCTCGGGCAGCTCGAAGGGCGTCTCGGAGTGCGCAGGATCTGA
- a CDS encoding M20 family metallopeptidase, whose protein sequence is MATAPPALPAVDTDAAIAFTRDLVRLRTVNAAGATEVERPAALLVQRLFDAFGWTYDVVEVAPGRPNTVAVVEGGGGAGPTLMFEGHIDVVTEGDAADWSVDPYGAEIRDGRLWGRGSADMKSGVAAMIYAVRALQLAGPFPGRVVVGVLCDEEGLMLGAKAFAASPLARTVDGVIVCEPEGYEVCTSARGGIRLRIDLHGVMAHGAMPQEARSPIVAGARVVDALADVQEWAQARYGAHPRAGRVTVTPTVLLGGDPDQLNVIPAHGVVGVDVRTHPGTDHAELIDRVRESALRAAAGVGVDVALTVVDDRPAVEIADDHPVVTALVDAHRQVHGEDPPFGAVPGTTDGTILTRDAGLPTVVYGPGGKWIAHQKDEYVEVREIAEYTRVYAAAARAFLTGAGAGAGAGAGTGAGGAR, encoded by the coding sequence ATGGCCACCGCACCCCCGGCCCTCCCCGCCGTAGACACCGACGCCGCGATCGCCTTCACCCGGGACCTGGTGCGGCTGCGCACCGTGAACGCGGCGGGAGCCACCGAGGTCGAGCGGCCCGCGGCCCTCCTCGTGCAGCGCCTCTTCGACGCGTTCGGCTGGACGTACGACGTCGTGGAGGTCGCGCCGGGGCGCCCCAACACCGTCGCCGTGGTCGAGGGCGGCGGGGGCGCCGGGCCCACCCTCATGTTCGAGGGGCACATCGACGTCGTCACCGAGGGCGACGCGGCCGACTGGAGCGTCGACCCGTACGGCGCGGAGATCCGGGACGGCAGGCTGTGGGGGCGGGGCTCCGCCGACATGAAGTCCGGCGTCGCCGCCATGATCTACGCCGTACGCGCCCTGCAGCTCGCCGGGCCCTTCCCCGGCCGCGTCGTCGTCGGCGTGCTCTGCGACGAGGAAGGCCTGATGCTCGGCGCGAAGGCGTTCGCCGCGTCCCCGCTGGCGCGCACCGTCGACGGCGTCATCGTGTGCGAGCCCGAGGGGTACGAGGTGTGCACCTCGGCGCGCGGCGGGATCAGGCTCAGGATCGACCTGCACGGCGTCATGGCGCACGGCGCGATGCCGCAGGAGGCCAGGAGCCCCATCGTGGCCGGAGCCCGCGTCGTCGACGCGCTCGCCGACGTCCAGGAGTGGGCCCAGGCGCGCTACGGCGCGCATCCGCGCGCGGGCCGCGTCACGGTCACCCCGACCGTGCTGCTCGGCGGCGACCCCGACCAGCTCAACGTCATCCCCGCGCACGGCGTCGTCGGCGTCGACGTGCGCACCCACCCCGGCACCGACCACGCCGAACTCATCGACCGGGTGCGGGAATCGGCGCTGCGGGCGGCCGCGGGCGTCGGCGTGGACGTCGCCCTGACCGTCGTCGACGACCGGCCCGCCGTCGAGATCGCCGACGACCACCCCGTGGTGACCGCGCTGGTCGACGCGCACCGCCAAGTGCACGGCGAGGACCCGCCGTTCGGCGCCGTGCCGGGCACCACGGACGGCACGATCCTCACCCGCGACGCGGGGCTCCCCACCGTCGTCTACGGTCCCGGCGGCAAGTGGATCGCCCACCAGAAGGACGAGTACGTCGAGGTGCGCGAGATCGCTGAGTACACGCGCGTGTACGCGGCGGCCGCCCGCGCCTTCCTCACCGGAGCCGGAGCCGGAGCCGGAGCCGGAGCCGGTACCGGAGCCGGAGGCGCCCGATGA
- a CDS encoding aldehyde dehydrogenase family protein codes for MTYPEGLPVGDGWVPAPGTAAVTFPYDGAEIGRAPVGDAALARRAVEHADALRKRVGALPAHTRRRVLVEVADGLADALPDLVDLLVLETGKPRVDCDVEMRRAVATWQAAADEVAHLHGETVPLDIQPSGEGLFGFWTRRPIGVVVGIAGFNYPVLLASHKIAPALAAGCPVIVKPAPATPLATLRLVHLVRERLAAAGVPAGTVQLVTGDAEVGSALVTHPRVAAVSFTGSAAVGHRIARAAAPRRTVLELGSNAALVVAADADLDAAADAVLRGGYYASGQACIAVQRVVAVDAVADELEKRIARRLPEVTVGDPRDPATRVSALIDEAATERVIDWIARARAAGARLVHGGTRAGRCVVPTLLAGVPDDEPAWAEEIFGPVVCLRAVPDLTAAYDLVNAGRYGLHAAVFTRALDTAFRAVEELEAGGVVINEVPGYRSDIAPYGGVKDSGSGREGPRFAIEELTVTRMAVVRP; via the coding sequence ATGACGTACCCCGAAGGGCTCCCCGTAGGCGACGGATGGGTCCCCGCGCCCGGCACGGCCGCGGTCACCTTCCCCTACGACGGCGCAGAGATCGGGCGCGCCCCGGTCGGCGACGCGGCGCTCGCGCGGCGCGCCGTCGAGCACGCGGACGCGCTGCGCAAACGGGTCGGAGCGCTGCCCGCCCACACCCGGCGCCGGGTGCTCGTCGAGGTCGCGGACGGCCTCGCGGACGCGCTGCCCGACCTGGTCGACCTGCTCGTCCTGGAGACCGGCAAGCCGCGCGTGGACTGCGACGTCGAGATGCGGCGGGCCGTGGCCACCTGGCAGGCGGCGGCCGACGAGGTGGCCCATCTGCACGGTGAGACCGTGCCGTTGGACATCCAGCCGTCCGGGGAGGGCCTCTTCGGGTTCTGGACGCGGCGGCCCATCGGCGTCGTCGTCGGCATCGCCGGATTCAACTACCCCGTCCTGCTGGCCTCCCACAAGATCGCGCCCGCCCTCGCCGCGGGCTGCCCCGTCATCGTCAAACCGGCGCCCGCGACCCCGCTCGCCACGCTGCGGCTCGTGCACCTGGTGCGTGAGCGGCTCGCCGCCGCGGGCGTGCCCGCGGGAACCGTCCAACTGGTCACCGGGGACGCGGAAGTCGGCAGCGCCCTCGTCACCCACCCGCGCGTCGCCGCGGTCTCCTTCACCGGCTCGGCGGCCGTCGGCCACCGCATCGCGCGTGCCGCCGCGCCCCGCAGGACCGTCCTGGAACTGGGCTCCAACGCCGCGCTCGTGGTCGCGGCCGACGCCGATCTGGACGCGGCGGCCGACGCCGTACTGCGCGGCGGCTACTACGCGTCGGGGCAGGCGTGCATCGCCGTGCAGCGGGTCGTCGCCGTCGACGCGGTCGCCGACGAACTGGAGAAGCGGATCGCGCGGCGGCTGCCCGAGGTGACCGTGGGCGACCCGAGGGACCCGGCGACACGGGTCTCCGCGCTCATCGACGAGGCGGCCACCGAGCGGGTCATCGACTGGATCGCGCGGGCCAGGGCGGCCGGTGCCCGCCTGGTGCACGGCGGCACCCGCGCGGGCCGCTGCGTGGTGCCGACGCTGCTCGCCGGGGTGCCCGACGACGAACCCGCCTGGGCCGAGGAGATCTTCGGCCCGGTCGTCTGCCTGCGCGCGGTGCCTGATCTGACCGCCGCGTACGACCTGGTGAACGCGGGCCGCTACGGCCTGCACGCCGCGGTGTTCACGCGTGCCCTGGACACCGCGTTCCGCGCCGTGGAAGAGCTGGAGGCGGGCGGCGTCGTGATCAACGAAGTGCCCGGCTACCGCAGCGACATCGCGCCGTACGGCGGGGTCAAGGACTCGGGCAGCGGCCGCGAGGGACCGCGCTTCGCGATCGAGGAACTGACGGTGACACGGATGGCGGTCGTCCGGCCGTGA